One part of the Quercus lobata isolate SW786 chromosome 7, ValleyOak3.0 Primary Assembly, whole genome shotgun sequence genome encodes these proteins:
- the LOC115954072 gene encoding eukaryotic translation initiation factor 2 subunit beta-like isoform X2, with protein MVSDEEVLNGENDSQEDTDGMDEEGEGIVLMRYSWERTDRDYEYEELLSRMFNILYENNPELAGDRRRTATRPPQVLRECTKKTVCKFY; from the exons atgg TATCTGATGAAGAAGTTCTCAATGGTGAAAATGACTCTCAGGAGGATACCGATG GCATGGATGAAGAAGGGGAAGGGATTGTCTTAATGCGGTATTCTTGGGAAAGAACTGATCGAGATTATGAATATGAAGAG CTTCTTAGTAGAATGTTCAATATCCTCTACGAGAATAATCCTGAGCTTGCAGGAGATAGACGTAGGACAGCTACAAGGCCTCCACAAGTTCTACGAGAATGCACAAAGAAGActgtttgtaaattttattga
- the LOC115954067 gene encoding receptor-like protein kinase FERONIA — protein MRNTHKFGRMTIPMLIILYLAFTIHVTLANNYVPTEKILLNCGGASNGSDTDGRKWTTDIGSKYLSTSRKTIASQAATQEPSVPQVPCMTARVFYTNFTYKIPVVPGRKFVRLYFYPVSYAGLNVFDGIFSVTVGSYTLLNNFSAAQTAEALNFAFLVKEYSVNVDGQTLDISFIPSAKAPKAYAFVNGIEIVSMPDIYSSIDGTLKIVGQNSAFYIGNNTALENVYRLNVGGNHIPPSQDTGLDRTWYNDVPYVYGFAFGVTYSADLDTNMTIQYPPSIPSYVAPIDVYATARSMGPNSQVNLNYNLTWIFSVDSGFAYLVRLHFCEIQVYMTMVNQRVFDIFLYNQTAEQGVDVIALARGESGADKQIGVPVYMDYVVLVPNGSPQQDLWLELHPNVHTQPNYYDAILNGVEIFKINGTNGTLAGPNPIPAPRVDVFSPISYIPSSGDYKTKIRKAIVIGGICGGIILAIVIGFFLIAASHCQHGKNSSVRDVPSKCHQDLEQGFTKNLCRRFSFVEITVATKNFDEALLLGVGGFGKVYRGEIDGGATPVAIKRGNPLSDQGVHEFQTEIEILSKVRHHHLVSLIGYCEDSCEMILVYDYMAHGTLREHLYKTPKSPLPWKQRLEICIGAAHGLYYLHTGAKQTIIHRDVKTTNILLDEKWVAKVSDFGLSKIGPTMDKTHVTTVVKGSYGYLDPEYLLLQQLTEKSDVYSFGVVLFEIICARPVLNRTLPEEQVSLVEWVAHCHEKGILDQIIDPYLKGKIAPECFKQFTEIAMKCVADQSIDRPSMDEVTWNLEFSLQLQRNAEESNEGISEIHIKEEPFVPHKWRKNLDASPSFDGCGHLFSQEVMSQKLNVGHLWTGFF, from the coding sequence ATGAGGAACACTCATAAATTTGGTCGAATGACTATACCTATGCTCATTATTCTTTACTTGGCCTTTACAATTCATGTAACTTTGGCCAACAATTATGTGCCAACCGAAAAAATCCTCCTAAATTGTGGGGGAGCTTCAAATGGCAGTGATACCGATGGTCGGAAGTGGACCACAGATATTGGGTCCAAGTATCTGTCAACTAGTCGGAAAACCATCGCATCTCAAGCTGCTACTCAAGAACCTTCGGTCCCTCAAGTCCCTTGCATGACTGCTCGGGTTTTCTACACAAATTTCACCTATAAAATTCCCGTGGTCCCTGGTCGAAAATTCGTTCGTCTTTACTTTTATCCTGTTTCCTATGCAGGCTTAAATGTATTCGACGGCATTTTCTCTGTCACGGTAGGGTCATATACTCTCCTTAACAACTTTAGTGCTGCACAAACTGCAGAAGCACTAAATTTCGCATTTCTTGTTAAGGAGTATTCAGTCAATGTTGATGGTCAAACATTGGATATAAGTTTCATTCCATCTGCCAAAGCTCCAAAGGCGTATGCATTTGTGAATGGGATTGAGATTGTGTCAATGCCTGATATTTATAGTTCCATTGATGGAACTCTAAAGATTGTGGGTCAAAATTCTGCTTTCTACATTGGGAACAACACTGCACTCGAGAATGTTTATCGGTTGAATGTGGGTGGAAATCATATTCCGCCCTCCCAAGATACAGGTCTTGATAGGACTTGGTATAATGATGTTCCATACGTCTATGGGTTTGCCTTTGGTGTTACATATTCTGCTGATCTTGATACAAACATGACGATCCAATATCCTCCGAGCATTCCTTCTTATGTTGCACCAATTGATGTCTACGCCACAGCTAGATCAATGGGGCCTAATTCTCAAGTCAATCTCAATTACAACTTGACTTGGATTTTTTCAGTCGACTCCGGATTCGCTTACCTAGTTAGGCTTCATTTTTGTGAGATTCAGGTATATATGACCATGGTTAATCAAAGAGTGTTTGATATCTTCCTTTATAATCAAACTGCTGAGCAAGGGGTGGATGTTATTGCTTTGGCACGTGGTGAAAGTGGAGCAGATAAGCAAATTGGGGTTCCAGTGTACATGGATTATGTGGTTCTTGTTCCAAATGGAAGCCCACAACAGGATTTGTGGCTTGAACTGCATCCAAACGTACATACCCAACCAAACTATTACGATGCAATCCTGAATGGAGTAGAGATATTCAAAATTAATGGTACAAATGGTACTCTTGCGGGGCCCAATCCTATTCCTGCTCCTAGGGTGGATGTATTTAGCCCAATAAGTTATATACCATCATCAGGCGATTATAAAACAAAGATTCGCAAAGCAATTGTCATTGGAGGTATTTGTGGTGGAATCATCTTAGCCATTGTTATTGGTTTCTTTCTTATTGCTGCTTCTCATTGCCAACATGGAAAAAACTCCAGTGTAAGGGATGTTCCTTCTAAGTGCCACCAAGATCTTGAACAAGGATTTACCAAGAACCTTTGTCGCCGCTTCTCATTTGTTGAGATCACGGTTGCCACCAAGAACTTTGATGAGGCTTTACTCCTTGGGGTTGGAGGTTTTGGTAAAGTTTACAGGGGAGAAATTGATGGTGGAGCAACCCCAGTAGCAATCAAGCGTGGAAACCCACTCTCTGATCAAGGAGTGCATGAGTTTCAAACTGAGATTGAAATACTTTCAAAAGTTCGTCATCACCACCTTGTTTCATTGATTGGCTATTGTGAAGATAGTTGCGAAATGATTCTTGTTTATGACTACATGGCTCATGGAACACTACGTGAGCATCTATACAAGACCCCAAAATCACCATTGCCTTGGAAGCAAAGGCTTGAGATATGCATTGGAGCTGCTCACGGTTTATACTATCTCCACACTGGTGCTAAGCAAACTATTATCCACCGAGATGTTAAGACAACAAACATTCTCTTGGATGAGAAGTGGGTTGCCAAGGTTTCTGATTTTGGGTTGTCAAAAATAGGCCCTACCATGGATAAAACACATGTAACCACTGTTGTTAAGGGTAGTTACGGTTATTTGGATCCAGAATACTTATTGTTGCAACAATTGACTGAAAAGTCTGATGTTTACTCATTTGGGGTTGTTCTTTTTGAGATCATATGTGCTCGGCCAGTATTGAATCGAACACTTCCAGAGGAGCAAGTGAGCTTGGTAGAGTGGGTTGCACATTGCCATGAGAAAGGTATTCTTGATCAGATAATAGATCCTTATCTAAAGGGGAAGATTGCACCAGAATGCTTTAAGCAGTTTACTGAAATTGCAATGAAGTGTGTGGCTGATCAGAGCATTGACAGGCCATCTATGGATGAAGTGACATGGAACCTTGAGTTTTCTTTGCAGCTACAAAGGAACGCAGAGGAAAGCAATGAGGGCATTAGCGAAATACACATTAAGGAGGAGCCATTTGTACCCCATAAATGGAGGAAAAATCTTGATGCATCTCCAAGTTTTGATGGTTGTGGACATTTGTTTTCCCAAGAAGTCATGTCTCAAAAGCTTAATGTTGGTCATCTTTGGACTGGGTTTTTTTAA
- the LOC115951915 gene encoding receptor-like protein kinase FERONIA, with amino-acid sequence HGKTKNQKAIIIGVVIGGIVLAFVIGFFVIASYHCQHFKDSSAREVPSRWHQEHGHGKDSSARGVPSRWHQEHGQGFTKNFCRRFSFAKIKVATKDFDEALLLRLGGFGKVYKGEINNGATKIAIKRGNLLFDQGVHEFQTEIEILSKVRHHHLVSLISYCEDSCKIILVYDYMSHRTQCEHLYNTQKPPLPRKQRLEICIGATRNLHYLHIGAKHTIIHRDVKTTNILLDEKWVAKVSDFGFSKTSATQDKTHVTTVVRGSYGYLDLEYILLQQLIEKSDVYSFGVVLFEILCARPVMDTSLPEEQVNLVEWVVHCQKISILDQMTDPYLKGKIAPKCFKQYAVTAMKCVANEGRDRPSMAKVLWNLELSLHLQASAEEINEGIAKMHIEEETFAPHAWKKDSGVSPSYDDCGSSFSREIPCQKLNVGHLWTRFF; translated from the coding sequence CATGGTAAAACAAAGAATCAGAAAGCAATCATCATCggagttgttattggtggaatTGTCTTGGCCTTTGTTATCGGTTTCTTTGTTATTGCTTCTTACCATTGCCAGCATTTTAAAGACTCAAGTGCAAGGGAAGTTCCTTCTAGGTGGCACCAAGAACATGGACATGGAAAAGATTCAAGTGCAAGGGGAGTTCCTTCTAGGTGGCACCAAGAACATGGACAAGGATTTACCAAGAACTTTTGTCGACGCTTCTCATTTGCTAAGATCAAGGTTGCCACCAAGGACTTTGATGAGGCTCTACTCCTTAGGCTTGGAGGTTTTGGTAAAGTTTACAAGGGAGAAATCAACAATGGAGCAACCAAAATAGCAATCAAGCGTGGAAACCTGCTCTTTGATCAAGGAGTACACGAGTTTCAAACTGAGATTGAAATACTTTCAAAAGTTCGTCATCACCACCTTGTTTCATTGATCAGCTATTGTGAAGACAGCTGCAAAATTATTCTTGTTTATGACTACATGTCTCACAGAACACAATGTGAGCATCTATACAATACCCAAAAACCACCATTGCCTAGGAAGCAAAGGCTTGAGATATGCATTGGAGCTACCCGCAATTTACACTATCTCCACATAGGTGCCAAGCACACTATTATCCACCGAGATGTTAAGACAACAAACATTCTCTTGGATGAGAAGTGGGTTGCCAAGGTTTCTGATTTTggcttttcaaaaacaagtgCTACACAGGATAAGACACATGTAACCACTGTTGTTAGGGGTAGTTATGGGTATTTGGATTTGGAGTATATACTATTACAGCAACTGATTGAAAAATCAGATGTTTACTCATTTGGGGTTGTTCTTTTTGAGATCTTATGTGCTCGGCCAGTAATGGACACATCACTTCCAGAGGAGCAAGTAAACTTGGTGGAGTGGGTTGTACACTGCCAAAAGATAAGTATTCTTGATCAGATGACTGATCCTTATCTGAAGGGGAAGATTGCACCTAAATGCTTCAAGCAGTATGCTGTGACTGCAATGAAATGTGTGGCTAATGAGGGTAGAGACAGGCCATCTATGGCTAAAGTATTGTGGAACCTTGAGTTATCTTTGCACCTACAAGCCAGTGCAGAGGAGATAAATGAGGGAATTGCCAAAATGCACATCGAGGAGGAGACATTTGCACCCCATGCATGGAAGAAAGATTCTGGTGTATCCCCAAGTTATGATGATTGTGGAAGCTCATTTTCTCGAGAAATCCCATGTCAAAAGCTTAATGTTGGCCATCTTTGGACTAGGTTTTTTTAG
- the LOC115954072 gene encoding eukaryotic translation initiation factor 2 subunit beta-like isoform X1, which produces MGGEKNFESMVSDEEVLNGENDSQEDTDGMDEEGEGIVLMRYSWERTDRDYEYEELLSRMFNILYENNPELAGDRRRTATRPPQVLRECTKKTVCKFY; this is translated from the exons atggggggagagaaaaactTTGAGAGTATGG TATCTGATGAAGAAGTTCTCAATGGTGAAAATGACTCTCAGGAGGATACCGATG GCATGGATGAAGAAGGGGAAGGGATTGTCTTAATGCGGTATTCTTGGGAAAGAACTGATCGAGATTATGAATATGAAGAG CTTCTTAGTAGAATGTTCAATATCCTCTACGAGAATAATCCTGAGCTTGCAGGAGATAGACGTAGGACAGCTACAAGGCCTCCACAAGTTCTACGAGAATGCACAAAGAAGActgtttgtaaattttattga